Proteins from a genomic interval of Medicago truncatula cultivar Jemalong A17 chromosome 3, MtrunA17r5.0-ANR, whole genome shotgun sequence:
- the LOC25488699 gene encoding uncharacterized protein isoform X2 has translation MPGNEAVDRVHNFFGQENLSQGQYHSQAVDGNWPGISNNLWVGSQGSTGVPFISNLKNFNQQQSDSEQGHISSPHLRHSLNLSQSNLRPESGRNQMPNQQAAVSGYMQGQQVFQTRHNGANIMGMDTESHVNFDFFGGQQQVSGHQNGMLQPLPRQHSGINEMNLLQQQAILNQMQEQQRHQQFHKLEAKQQNSMAPDPSISKQTVKSHSASPINGIPVNEASNFMWQPDVMPTNANWLHRGASPVMHGSSNGLMLSPEQGQALRMMGLVHNQGDQSLYGVPIPGSGGAPNLYFHTQADKPAMPQVSFPQQYSHVHGNKPALPHIAAGSNSFPVHQYGAFSDQINTNDGTLVSRHDNQGKSMFGPTAHAINSRVNVENLQQGSSEQRIVPMQDFHGRQELAGSSEMSSQDKMLVQVPPSQNVATLDPTEEKILFGSDDSLWDGFGMNTGDFNMLDGTDSSSGFPSLQSGSWSALMQSAVAETSSSDMGIQEEWSGLGFQNMGQTSGKEQPSTTDVSKRQPLWADNNLQSPSNINSRPFVRPDDVSRPTTTENHCSVSGFHQSGLDTSDQQHDRSQTDSQRPIPQNLERGRWLDCSPQQKQISEGGHIYGNATNSSVIEKNEKVISDYWTHQPNISSCSGSGGPFSKSNGWDITKSAPFDSSSTFKTHENDKSLQHHHEKAMHEEMSQVPATWEPDSDTNLSVGSEHVKSTGNMQICREDSGVNGIAASPNSGPAWLSRQSSEKLPNVDVWRDAESAGSYKRNEVPGKYKHHMENPLILESSKNGKFESDADKADNSNKKEKSADGLGSNPSHSRDGCTRENANFDGNDLHSPKSSGQVINSQPMNHQHLGGLADQGHSYNSLGQSKYGHCDRNDSETEKGDSESLDNNVSKSVLPTQIPKAMTSMDRSVGNYALQKTALPRVPEIESSDGFAVHPQWNRSYSSQGFSLQLAPPTQGPAMVFSRGSLDSGLTTPHMSETGDRGHTKLATNQTFPSQESSPGENRNNVSSTTGQVFDMASHYNVVGNIPQAFTSGFPFSKNHTQNQIMAHLGGQVANNQSASLNQIDEYGERAQASRPEMVSTQDMSMLSGTDQIRLRDRAIQILAAESGSQPSGTYGASLHGTPSKVIHNLWTSVSSRQHPNTLKVPSQPKQNDCEMKADSKNLGDQGQENDGNEFPAIGGSSAYSNSSVQNVLKEIPEQRTLSENAVGDEEVVVPSHLKEHVVKCVSDASQPSLAATSINNEALGRSLRPNNVLNHNFSLLGQVQSMRNMEIDPSNREAKRLKVSDNMDKQQVDSNYGQQLSYVVKDASGNNSSIPSNISHLSAKPHDGHDTNATSQEVIGDDQENYLNVSDSNKAISTRSGHSLINPQMAPSWFEQYGTFKNGATLPIYEAQKITATKMDQPFIIPNQSDSLHFQNSTERVNSLGDAQLGSTRHCPMLASVGSENVCSQLSIPMGEPDLHNLRPKKRKSATSELLSWHKELTQGSERLRDLSEAELLWAQTANRLIEKVEGGAGVVENLSATVKSKRRLVLTTQLMQQLLNPPPAAVLVEDAKVHHESVVYSVSRSTLGEAFSSISWSGCDTLPPGSKNLLPKKRTSSDNVDHCIFKVMDFAERTRKLEDDILRLDGRASILDLRVECQDLERFSVINRFAKFHARGQHDGAETSSSSDASANFQRLFPLKIVNAVPLPRNLPDRVQCLSL, from the exons ATGCCTGGAAACGAAGCAGTAGACAGGgtccataatttttttggtcaagaaaacTTGTCCCAGGGACAGTATCATTCACAAGCGGTTGATGGGAACTGGCCAGGAATAAGCAACAATTTATGGGTTGGCAGCCAGGGATCGACTGGTGTGCCTTTTATTTCcaatttgaagaattttaatCAACAGCAATCTG ATTCTGAGCAGGGACACATAAGCTCTCCACATTTGCGACATAGTTTGAACCTGTCACAATCAAATTTGAGGCCCGAGTCTGGAAGAAATCAGATGCCAAACCAACAAGCGGCTGTAAGTGGCTACATGCAGGGACAACAGGTTTTTCAGACTAGGCACAATGGAGCTAATATTATGGGAATGGATACAGAATCTCATGTCAATTTTGATTTCTTTGGAGGTCAACAGCAAGTAAGTGGTCACCAGAATGGAATGCTTCAGCCTTTACCTAGACAACATTCAggaataaatgaaatgaatcTATTACAGCAGCAAGCGATACTTAACCAGATGCAAGAACAACAGAGGCATCAGCAATTTCATAAACTAGAAGCAAAGCAACAGAATTCTATGGCCCCAGATCCGTCTATTTCAAAACAGACAGTTAAAAGCCATTCTGCTTCTCCTATTAATGGAATTCCTGTAAATGAGGCATCTAACTTCATGTGGCAGCCTGATGTGATGCCAACTAATGCAAATTGGCTCCATCGTGGTGCATCTCCAGTTATGCATGGGTCCTCTAATGGACTTATGTTATCTCCTGAACAAGGACAAGCATTGCGCATGATGGGTTTGGTCCATAATCAGGGAGACCAGTCTCTTTACGGGGTTCCAATACCTGGTTCGGGAGGCGCTCCTAACCTTTATTTTCACACTCAAGCAGATAAGCCTGCAATGCCTCAGGTTTCTTTCCCACAGCAATATTCTCATGTTCACGGGAACAAACCTGCACTGCCACATATAGCAGCTGGCAGTAATTCATTTCCTGTTCACCAATATGGTGCATTTTCAGATCAAATCAACACAAATGATGGAACTTTAGTTTCAAGACACGATAATCAAGGAAAGAGCATGTTTGGACCCACTGCTCATGCTATAAATAGCAGAGTGAATGTGGAAAATTTGCAGCAAGGGAGTTCTGAGCAAAGAATTGTACCAATGCAAGATTTTCATGGGAGACAAGAACTAGCTGGATCTTCAGAGATGTCATCACAAGACAAGATGCTAGTGCAGGTTCCTCCTTCACAGAATGTAGCTACCCTAGATCCAACTGAAGAGAAGATTTTGTTTGGCTCAGATGATAGCCTTTGGGATGGATTTGGTATGAATACAGGTGATTTTAATATGCTGGATGGTACAGATAGttctagtggatttccttccctTCAGAGTGGGAGTTGGAGTGCGCTTATGCAGTCTGCTGTAGCAGAAACTTCTAGTAGTGACATGGGCATCCAGGAGGAATGGAGTGGTCTTGGTTTTCAGAATATGGGGCAAACATCTGGAAAAGAGCAACCTTCAACTACCGATGTCAGCAAACGTCAACCACTTTGGGCCGATAATAACTTGCAATCACCTTCCAATATAAATTCAAGACCTTTTGTTCGGCCTGATGATGTTAGTAGGCCAACAACCACTGAAAACCATTGTAGTGTTTCTGGATTTCATCAGTCAGGTCTTGATACTTCAGATCAACAGCATGACAGGTCACAAACCGATTCTCAGAGACCAATTCCACAGAATTTAGAAAGAGGCAGGTGGTTAGATTGCAGTCCTCAGCAAAAACAAATATCCGAAGGTGGTCATATATATGGAAATGCTACCAACTCTTCAGttatagaaaaaaatgaaaaggtaaTATCAGATTATTGGACACATCAACCAAACATATCATCTTGTAGTGGTAGTGGTGGTCCATTCAGTAAGTCTAATGGTTGGGACATTACAAAATCAGCCCCATTTGATAGTAGTTCTACTTtcaaaacccatgaaaatgatAAATCATTGCAGCACCATCATGAGAAAGCCATGCATGAGGAGATGTCTCAGGTGCCTGCTACGTGGGAGCCTGATTCTGATACTAATTTATCTGTTGGGTCAGAACATGTAAAATCTACTGGTAACATGCAAATTTGTAGGGAAGATTCTGGTGTGAATGGTATTGCTGCATCACCAAATTCTGGACCTGCATGGCTCAGCCGACAAAGCAGCGAGAAGCTACCTAACGTTGATGTATGGAGAGATGCAGAGTCAGCTGGTAGCTATAAAAGAAATGAAGTTCCGGGAAAATACAAGCATCATATGGAGAACCCTTTAATTTTAGAATCATCTAAGAATGGAAAATTTGAAAGTGATGCAGATAAGGCGGATAACtctaataaaaaagaaaaatcagcaGATGGTCTTGGATCTAATCCTTCTCATTCAAGAGATGGTTGCACGAGAGAAAATGCCAATTTTGATGGCAATGATTTGCATAGTCCAAAGTCATCTGGTCAG GTCATAAATTCACAACCTATGAACCATCAACACTTAGGAGGACTTGCAGATCAGGGCCATAGCTATAACTCTCTTGGACAGTCAAAATATGGACATTGTGACAGGAATGATAGTGAAACAGAGAAG GGTGATTCAGAGAGCTTGGATAATAATGTTTCAAAAAGCGTACTCCCTACACAAATACCAAAAGCAATGACCTCAATGGATAGAAGTGTTGGTAATTATGCCTTACAAAAGACTGCTTTGCCCAG GGTTCCTGAAATCGAATCTTCAGATGGATTTGCTGTACATCCACAATGGAATCGAAGTTATTCGTCTCAGGGCTTTAGCTTACAATTGGCTCCTCCTACACAGGGACCTGCCATGGTATTTTCTCGTGGCTCATTAGATTCAGGTCTTACTACACCACACATGTCCGAGACAGGGGATAGGGGCCATACAAAGTTGGCTACTAATCAGACTTTTCCTTCTCAAGAGTCATCTCCTGGGGAGAATAGGAATAATGTTTCTAGTACCACAGGTCAAGTTTTTGATATGGCCTCTCATTACAATGTGGTAGGAAACATTCCACAAGCTTTTACATCTGGCTTTCCATTCTCCAAGAACCATACTCAGAATCAGATTATGGCTCATCTTGGTGGACAAGTAGCAAATAATCAGTCGGCTTCCTTGAATCAGATAGATGAATATGGTGAAAGAGCTCAAGCTAGTCGACCTGAAATGGTATCTACTCAAGACATGTCTATGCTGAGTGGTACAGATCAAATTCGTTTGAGAGATCGTGCAATCCAAATTTTGGCAGCAGAGTCTGGCAGTCAGCCTTCTGGTACATATGGTGCATCTCTGCATGGCACCCCATCGAAAGTTATACATAATTTATGGACCAGTGTTTCTAGCAGGCAGCATCCTAACACTTTGAAGGTTCCATCACAGCCCAAACAAAACGATTGTGAAATGAAAGCTGACTCAAAGAATCTAGGTGATCAGGGTCAAGAGAATGATGGTAATGAATTTCCTGCCATTGGTGGTTCTTCTGCTTACTCCAATAGCTCTGTACAAAACGTCCTTAAAGAAATCCCTGAGCAGCGGACATTGTCTGAGAATGCTGTTGGGGATGAAGAGGTTGTAGTTCCTTCACACCTGAAAGAACATGTCGTGAAATGTGTGTCTGATGCATCTCAACCAAGCCTAGCTGCGACTTCCATAAACAATGAGGCTCTAGGTCGGTCTTTAAGACCAAACAATGTTTTGAATCATAATTTCTCCTTGCTGGGTCAAGTTCAATCAATGAGGAACATGGAGATTGATCCTAGTAACCGGGAAGCCAAGAGATTGAAAGTTTCAGATAATATGGACAAACAGCAGGTTGATTCCAACTACGGTCAACAGTTGTCATATGTGGTTAAAGATGCATCTGGAAATAATTCTTCCATTCCATCCAATATATCACACTTGTCAGCAAAGCCACATGATGGACATGACACTAATGCAACTTCTCAGGAGGTAATTGGAGATGATCAGGAAAACTATCTTAATGTTTCAGATAGTAATAAAGCAATTTCTACCAGAAGTGGTCATTCTCTGATAAATCCTCAGATGGCACCATCGTGGTTTGAACAATATGGAACTTTTAAAAATGGTGCGACATTGCCGATTTATGAGGCACAAAAGATAACTGCCACTAAGATGGACCAACCTTTTATTATACCAAACCAATCAGATAGTCTGCATTTCCAAAATTCAACAGAGAGAGTTAATAGTCTTGGCGATGCTCAACTTGGTAGCACCAGGCACTGTCCAATGCTTGCTTCAGTTGGAAGTGAGAATGTATGTTCTCAGTTATCAATTCCTATGGGTGAACCTGATTTACATAATTTGAGACCAAAGAAGCGGAAAAGCGCCACGTCTGAACTTCTGTCTTGGCATAAAGAACTGACACAGGGTTCTGAACGGCTTCGAGATCTCAG TGAGGCGGAATTATTGTGGGCCCAAACTGCAAATAGATTGATTGAGAAG GTTGAAGGTGGTGCTGGGGTAGTTGAAAATCTATCTGCGACGGTGAAGTCAAAAAGAAGACTTGTGTTGACTACGCAACTTATGCAGCAACTACTAAACCCTCCTCCTGCAGCAGTTCTCGTAGAAGATGCGAAGGTGCATCATGAAAGTGTGGTCTACTCTGTTTCCAGATCAACATTAGGAGAAGCATTCAGTTCTATCTCATGGTCTGGATGCGATACTTTACCTCCTGGTAGCAAAAACCT ACTGCCAAAAAAACGGACATCATCTGATAATGTTGATCATTGCATTTTTAAAGTTATGGACTTTGCTGAGAGAACAAGGAAACTGGAAGATGACATATTAAG ATTGGATGGCAGAGCCTCAATTTTGGACCTGAGAGTGGAGTGTCAGGATTTAGAAAGATTTTCTGTGATCAATAGATTTGCCAAATTCCATGCACGGGGACAACATGATGGGGCCGAGACCTCATCATCCTCCGATGCAAGTGCTAATTTTCAAAGATTGTTTCCCCTGAAAATTGTTAATGCAGTTCCATTGCCTAGGAATCTCCCAGATAGGGTACAATGTCTTTcactttaa
- the LOC25488699 gene encoding uncharacterized protein isoform X1 yields MPGNEAVDRVHNFFGQENLSQGQYHSQAVDGNWPGISNNLWVGSQGSTGVPFISNLKNFNQQQSDSEQGHISSPHLRHSLNLSQSNLRPESGRNQMPNQQAAVSGYMQGQQVFQTRHNGANIMGMDTESHVNFDFFGGQQQVSGHQNGMLQPLPRQHSGINEMNLLQQQAILNQMQEQQRHQQFHKLEAKQQNSMAPDPSISKQTVKSHSASPINGIPVNEASNFMWQPDVMPTNANWLHRGASPVMHGSSNGLMLSPEQGQALRMMGLVHNQGDQSLYGVPIPGSGGAPNLYFHTQADKPAMPQVSFPQQYSHVHGNKPALPHIAAGSNSFPVHQYGAFSDQINTNDGTLVSRHDNQGKSMFGPTAHAINSRVNVENLQQGSSEQRIVPMQDFHGRQELAGSSEMSSQDKMLVQVPPSQNVATLDPTEEKILFGSDDSLWDGFGMNTGDFNMLDGTDSSSGFPSLQSGSWSALMQSAVAETSSSDMGIQEEWSGLGFQNMGQTSGKEQPSTTDVSKRQPLWADNNLQSPSNINSRPFVRPDDVSRPTTTENHCSVSGFHQSGLDTSDQQHDRSQTDSQRPIPQNLERGRWLDCSPQQKQISEGGHIYGNATNSSVIEKNEKVISDYWTHQPNISSCSGSGGPFSKSNGWDITKSAPFDSSSTFKTHENDKSLQHHHEKAMHEEMSQVPATWEPDSDTNLSVGSEHVKSTGNMQICREDSGVNGIAASPNSGPAWLSRQSSEKLPNVDVWRDAESAGSYKRNEVPGKYKHHMENPLILESSKNGKFESDADKADNSNKKEKSADGLGSNPSHSRDGCTRENANFDGNDLHSPKSSGQVHQRSSITRKVQYHPMGDLGVDVEHYGNNQVINSQPMNHQHLGGLADQGHSYNSLGQSKYGHCDRNDSETEKGDSESLDNNVSKSVLPTQIPKAMTSMDRSVGNYALQKTALPRVPEIESSDGFAVHPQWNRSYSSQGFSLQLAPPTQGPAMVFSRGSLDSGLTTPHMSETGDRGHTKLATNQTFPSQESSPGENRNNVSSTTGQVFDMASHYNVVGNIPQAFTSGFPFSKNHTQNQIMAHLGGQVANNQSASLNQIDEYGERAQASRPEMVSTQDMSMLSGTDQIRLRDRAIQILAAESGSQPSGTYGASLHGTPSKVIHNLWTSVSSRQHPNTLKVPSQPKQNDCEMKADSKNLGDQGQENDGNEFPAIGGSSAYSNSSVQNVLKEIPEQRTLSENAVGDEEVVVPSHLKEHVVKCVSDASQPSLAATSINNEALGRSLRPNNVLNHNFSLLGQVQSMRNMEIDPSNREAKRLKVSDNMDKQQVDSNYGQQLSYVVKDASGNNSSIPSNISHLSAKPHDGHDTNATSQEVIGDDQENYLNVSDSNKAISTRSGHSLINPQMAPSWFEQYGTFKNGATLPIYEAQKITATKMDQPFIIPNQSDSLHFQNSTERVNSLGDAQLGSTRHCPMLASVGSENVCSQLSIPMGEPDLHNLRPKKRKSATSELLSWHKELTQGSERLRDLSEAELLWAQTANRLIEKVEGGAGVVENLSATVKSKRRLVLTTQLMQQLLNPPPAAVLVEDAKVHHESVVYSVSRSTLGEAFSSISWSGCDTLPPGSKNLLPKKRTSSDNVDHCIFKVMDFAERTRKLEDDILRLDGRASILDLRVECQDLERFSVINRFAKFHARGQHDGAETSSSSDASANFQRLFPLKIVNAVPLPRNLPDRVQCLSL; encoded by the exons ATGCCTGGAAACGAAGCAGTAGACAGGgtccataatttttttggtcaagaaaacTTGTCCCAGGGACAGTATCATTCACAAGCGGTTGATGGGAACTGGCCAGGAATAAGCAACAATTTATGGGTTGGCAGCCAGGGATCGACTGGTGTGCCTTTTATTTCcaatttgaagaattttaatCAACAGCAATCTG ATTCTGAGCAGGGACACATAAGCTCTCCACATTTGCGACATAGTTTGAACCTGTCACAATCAAATTTGAGGCCCGAGTCTGGAAGAAATCAGATGCCAAACCAACAAGCGGCTGTAAGTGGCTACATGCAGGGACAACAGGTTTTTCAGACTAGGCACAATGGAGCTAATATTATGGGAATGGATACAGAATCTCATGTCAATTTTGATTTCTTTGGAGGTCAACAGCAAGTAAGTGGTCACCAGAATGGAATGCTTCAGCCTTTACCTAGACAACATTCAggaataaatgaaatgaatcTATTACAGCAGCAAGCGATACTTAACCAGATGCAAGAACAACAGAGGCATCAGCAATTTCATAAACTAGAAGCAAAGCAACAGAATTCTATGGCCCCAGATCCGTCTATTTCAAAACAGACAGTTAAAAGCCATTCTGCTTCTCCTATTAATGGAATTCCTGTAAATGAGGCATCTAACTTCATGTGGCAGCCTGATGTGATGCCAACTAATGCAAATTGGCTCCATCGTGGTGCATCTCCAGTTATGCATGGGTCCTCTAATGGACTTATGTTATCTCCTGAACAAGGACAAGCATTGCGCATGATGGGTTTGGTCCATAATCAGGGAGACCAGTCTCTTTACGGGGTTCCAATACCTGGTTCGGGAGGCGCTCCTAACCTTTATTTTCACACTCAAGCAGATAAGCCTGCAATGCCTCAGGTTTCTTTCCCACAGCAATATTCTCATGTTCACGGGAACAAACCTGCACTGCCACATATAGCAGCTGGCAGTAATTCATTTCCTGTTCACCAATATGGTGCATTTTCAGATCAAATCAACACAAATGATGGAACTTTAGTTTCAAGACACGATAATCAAGGAAAGAGCATGTTTGGACCCACTGCTCATGCTATAAATAGCAGAGTGAATGTGGAAAATTTGCAGCAAGGGAGTTCTGAGCAAAGAATTGTACCAATGCAAGATTTTCATGGGAGACAAGAACTAGCTGGATCTTCAGAGATGTCATCACAAGACAAGATGCTAGTGCAGGTTCCTCCTTCACAGAATGTAGCTACCCTAGATCCAACTGAAGAGAAGATTTTGTTTGGCTCAGATGATAGCCTTTGGGATGGATTTGGTATGAATACAGGTGATTTTAATATGCTGGATGGTACAGATAGttctagtggatttccttccctTCAGAGTGGGAGTTGGAGTGCGCTTATGCAGTCTGCTGTAGCAGAAACTTCTAGTAGTGACATGGGCATCCAGGAGGAATGGAGTGGTCTTGGTTTTCAGAATATGGGGCAAACATCTGGAAAAGAGCAACCTTCAACTACCGATGTCAGCAAACGTCAACCACTTTGGGCCGATAATAACTTGCAATCACCTTCCAATATAAATTCAAGACCTTTTGTTCGGCCTGATGATGTTAGTAGGCCAACAACCACTGAAAACCATTGTAGTGTTTCTGGATTTCATCAGTCAGGTCTTGATACTTCAGATCAACAGCATGACAGGTCACAAACCGATTCTCAGAGACCAATTCCACAGAATTTAGAAAGAGGCAGGTGGTTAGATTGCAGTCCTCAGCAAAAACAAATATCCGAAGGTGGTCATATATATGGAAATGCTACCAACTCTTCAGttatagaaaaaaatgaaaaggtaaTATCAGATTATTGGACACATCAACCAAACATATCATCTTGTAGTGGTAGTGGTGGTCCATTCAGTAAGTCTAATGGTTGGGACATTACAAAATCAGCCCCATTTGATAGTAGTTCTACTTtcaaaacccatgaaaatgatAAATCATTGCAGCACCATCATGAGAAAGCCATGCATGAGGAGATGTCTCAGGTGCCTGCTACGTGGGAGCCTGATTCTGATACTAATTTATCTGTTGGGTCAGAACATGTAAAATCTACTGGTAACATGCAAATTTGTAGGGAAGATTCTGGTGTGAATGGTATTGCTGCATCACCAAATTCTGGACCTGCATGGCTCAGCCGACAAAGCAGCGAGAAGCTACCTAACGTTGATGTATGGAGAGATGCAGAGTCAGCTGGTAGCTATAAAAGAAATGAAGTTCCGGGAAAATACAAGCATCATATGGAGAACCCTTTAATTTTAGAATCATCTAAGAATGGAAAATTTGAAAGTGATGCAGATAAGGCGGATAACtctaataaaaaagaaaaatcagcaGATGGTCTTGGATCTAATCCTTCTCATTCAAGAGATGGTTGCACGAGAGAAAATGCCAATTTTGATGGCAATGATTTGCATAGTCCAAAGTCATCTGGTCAGGTACATCAAAGATCTTCTATAACTCGTAAAGTTCAGTATCATCCAATGGGGGATCTTGGTGTTGATGTGGAACATTATGGAAACAATCAGGTCATAAATTCACAACCTATGAACCATCAACACTTAGGAGGACTTGCAGATCAGGGCCATAGCTATAACTCTCTTGGACAGTCAAAATATGGACATTGTGACAGGAATGATAGTGAAACAGAGAAG GGTGATTCAGAGAGCTTGGATAATAATGTTTCAAAAAGCGTACTCCCTACACAAATACCAAAAGCAATGACCTCAATGGATAGAAGTGTTGGTAATTATGCCTTACAAAAGACTGCTTTGCCCAG GGTTCCTGAAATCGAATCTTCAGATGGATTTGCTGTACATCCACAATGGAATCGAAGTTATTCGTCTCAGGGCTTTAGCTTACAATTGGCTCCTCCTACACAGGGACCTGCCATGGTATTTTCTCGTGGCTCATTAGATTCAGGTCTTACTACACCACACATGTCCGAGACAGGGGATAGGGGCCATACAAAGTTGGCTACTAATCAGACTTTTCCTTCTCAAGAGTCATCTCCTGGGGAGAATAGGAATAATGTTTCTAGTACCACAGGTCAAGTTTTTGATATGGCCTCTCATTACAATGTGGTAGGAAACATTCCACAAGCTTTTACATCTGGCTTTCCATTCTCCAAGAACCATACTCAGAATCAGATTATGGCTCATCTTGGTGGACAAGTAGCAAATAATCAGTCGGCTTCCTTGAATCAGATAGATGAATATGGTGAAAGAGCTCAAGCTAGTCGACCTGAAATGGTATCTACTCAAGACATGTCTATGCTGAGTGGTACAGATCAAATTCGTTTGAGAGATCGTGCAATCCAAATTTTGGCAGCAGAGTCTGGCAGTCAGCCTTCTGGTACATATGGTGCATCTCTGCATGGCACCCCATCGAAAGTTATACATAATTTATGGACCAGTGTTTCTAGCAGGCAGCATCCTAACACTTTGAAGGTTCCATCACAGCCCAAACAAAACGATTGTGAAATGAAAGCTGACTCAAAGAATCTAGGTGATCAGGGTCAAGAGAATGATGGTAATGAATTTCCTGCCATTGGTGGTTCTTCTGCTTACTCCAATAGCTCTGTACAAAACGTCCTTAAAGAAATCCCTGAGCAGCGGACATTGTCTGAGAATGCTGTTGGGGATGAAGAGGTTGTAGTTCCTTCACACCTGAAAGAACATGTCGTGAAATGTGTGTCTGATGCATCTCAACCAAGCCTAGCTGCGACTTCCATAAACAATGAGGCTCTAGGTCGGTCTTTAAGACCAAACAATGTTTTGAATCATAATTTCTCCTTGCTGGGTCAAGTTCAATCAATGAGGAACATGGAGATTGATCCTAGTAACCGGGAAGCCAAGAGATTGAAAGTTTCAGATAATATGGACAAACAGCAGGTTGATTCCAACTACGGTCAACAGTTGTCATATGTGGTTAAAGATGCATCTGGAAATAATTCTTCCATTCCATCCAATATATCACACTTGTCAGCAAAGCCACATGATGGACATGACACTAATGCAACTTCTCAGGAGGTAATTGGAGATGATCAGGAAAACTATCTTAATGTTTCAGATAGTAATAAAGCAATTTCTACCAGAAGTGGTCATTCTCTGATAAATCCTCAGATGGCACCATCGTGGTTTGAACAATATGGAACTTTTAAAAATGGTGCGACATTGCCGATTTATGAGGCACAAAAGATAACTGCCACTAAGATGGACCAACCTTTTATTATACCAAACCAATCAGATAGTCTGCATTTCCAAAATTCAACAGAGAGAGTTAATAGTCTTGGCGATGCTCAACTTGGTAGCACCAGGCACTGTCCAATGCTTGCTTCAGTTGGAAGTGAGAATGTATGTTCTCAGTTATCAATTCCTATGGGTGAACCTGATTTACATAATTTGAGACCAAAGAAGCGGAAAAGCGCCACGTCTGAACTTCTGTCTTGGCATAAAGAACTGACACAGGGTTCTGAACGGCTTCGAGATCTCAG TGAGGCGGAATTATTGTGGGCCCAAACTGCAAATAGATTGATTGAGAAG GTTGAAGGTGGTGCTGGGGTAGTTGAAAATCTATCTGCGACGGTGAAGTCAAAAAGAAGACTTGTGTTGACTACGCAACTTATGCAGCAACTACTAAACCCTCCTCCTGCAGCAGTTCTCGTAGAAGATGCGAAGGTGCATCATGAAAGTGTGGTCTACTCTGTTTCCAGATCAACATTAGGAGAAGCATTCAGTTCTATCTCATGGTCTGGATGCGATACTTTACCTCCTGGTAGCAAAAACCT ACTGCCAAAAAAACGGACATCATCTGATAATGTTGATCATTGCATTTTTAAAGTTATGGACTTTGCTGAGAGAACAAGGAAACTGGAAGATGACATATTAAG ATTGGATGGCAGAGCCTCAATTTTGGACCTGAGAGTGGAGTGTCAGGATTTAGAAAGATTTTCTGTGATCAATAGATTTGCCAAATTCCATGCACGGGGACAACATGATGGGGCCGAGACCTCATCATCCTCCGATGCAAGTGCTAATTTTCAAAGATTGTTTCCCCTGAAAATTGTTAATGCAGTTCCATTGCCTAGGAATCTCCCAGATAGGGTACAATGTCTTTcactttaa